AGTAGCGTTTTCACCCCTTAAGATGGATGCAGGAGTAGCCTTGCCAAGCTTCTTGACATTATCAGAAGCAATTGCATTAGTTGGAACAGAATTTTTGTAGCCACTTGAAACCAATGCTTCATCAGCCATCAATTTTGCTTGTAATGCAGCATTTGAGGCAACCTTGGCAGCTGCAGCTGCAGCCTTTGCAACAGAAGCAGCTGCTGCTATTGCCACAGCAGTGGAAGTCAATTCTGTTTCAAAATCTGGTTCCAAACCAGAATTTTTGTGCTTGCCCAACTGATTCCATATTTCTTGACTGTGATGAACAGCAGCTGCAGCAAGAGCAGAAGCATCTTCCGCCTGCTTTTGAGCCTCCTGGAGTTTACCAAAGGTCTCTTCAGACAGAGCAACCCTCTGATCTGAATCCTGTTCACCGTTTTCAAGATGGTCAACAGGGACAGATGTAACGAATTTGTCAGTGGATGACTTGGAAACAACAGTGGCAAGGGTTGTAATAGCGGCTGGTGTAGACACATTACTAGTCACAACAGTAGCTGAAACGGACTCTGATTGAGAATGCGGTTTAATCTGCCCAGGGTCCTCAGAAACTGTAGACTTTTTCCTCTTTCTGGGCTTTGGATCAGCAGAATGCTGACCACGTGTTGCTGTTGCCTTTTTTGTGTCAAGCAGGGGAGTCCCAGCAAAAACATTAGCAGGACAGCCACTCTGGACCATAGGAACTGTGGACGCCTGCTTCATCGCAGAAGAATGAGGCACAGAGGCTTCTCTTGCAGGGGTCAAATTAACTGTTTCTGTGATAGGAAGCACAGGAAAACGAGCATCAAAAGAAGAAGTCTGTGGAACCCAGGGTACACGGAAAGGGGACTGGGACATCCAAGGAGCATTATGTCCAACAAAATTCCTTATAGGTGGAGGACGCAATGGAGAAAGTGCCTGCTGATAATCCATAACTGCACTTCTCGGAATGCCAGTAGATTGAAGAGCATCACAGGAAGGAGTAGAAATACTCCAAAGTGGTGATGAAAGGGGAACCATTGGGTTTACAATTGTTGTTGGAGTACCCTTGCTGGTGGACCGACTAACAGGTGAGGATGTAACCTTATTCTGAAGTGCATTTCGTTTGACTGACTGATCAGAAGTTTTGGCACCTGAGCATCTCAATTAGGTTAATAGACAGAAGAATCAGAAGAAAAATTCAAGAAGTCAAGATAGATACCTAAAGGCGTCTGCATCGGAGTTTCAGGGCTAACAAGATGAGATTTTTGAGAATGTACCCTGTCTATACATGCTCGCCATGCATTCTCCCACATGGTTCTTCCACCATCTGCatgaatttgatatttttttaaaaaaaggggtcAGTAAATCTGTATAAAGAGCCACAGAGTAACATAGTTAGAGATGAGAAAACCTAACCAAGTCCACCAAATGCTGATATCATATAAGCCTCATCAGGTGCTGTTCCTTGACTGAAGCAACAATATTCAAAAAAATTAGATAGATATGCTTAAATGATCAAAGAtcctaaagagaaaagaaaataccCTAGACAATTAGATTTGACAATGATATCAAAGCCCATGTAACAACAATCTCAACACATATTCCATGTATATTGATCAATGTTAATTTCCAAACCCCTGCAAAAAGACTCAATATAATGCCAAAACATGTCTCTGCATGTatataaatgaaaaaaagaaaagataaacgACTTACATCAGAGCTCCATATACAAAAATCTGAGCACGTAACTGAACTTGCTGCAAATCGGTAAAAGGCTGGTGGAAAACTGCAGATGAAGAAGCTGAGGCATTCAAGTCTGGCAGGCTAGATACTGAAGTAGAAAGAACACCAAATGGCTTCGTGGTTGCCCCTTCCGTATGTCCAGAGTGCTTCACCTCATTGGATTGAACAAGCTGGCCAATTCCAGCTGAACTGAGTGATGCACTTCTTTTTGATCGACTTGCGGGAGTCATTTCTTTTGCAGCAATTCCCTTTTTAGTAGCTTCCTTCCCCGCACTCTTACCACCTACTCGCCTTGCTCTACGCTCAGAGGTCCCTTTGGAGCCACTACCCTCAGACGTCCCTTTGGAGCGACCACGTACATTCTCACTCTCAGATGCCTGAAGATTTGCATGACTCACCTCCTGAGCAGCCTTGGTACCCACTTTGCTTAAGCTAGCAGTTGATTGTGTTCCCTTGACCTTCTTGTTGTTGAGAGCATGTGCAAGATAGAGTGAGCATAACCAGGATAAATAACAAAAAAGGTACTAGCATCAgaagaaacttttaaaaattcaaCTCGAAATGAGAATCAGGAAAACATAAGAGAAAAGAAAGGTCCACATAACAAAAGAATATCACTTATGGAAAACAAATTTTACCGAGGATATTGTGTCGTGTTGCATGGTAGAAAAAAGTTGCCAATTCTTGCCAGCTTCTTTTCCAGACAAATCTGCCAATGGAGGTACCTCAAAGGTGAAAGTTTTGTCTCCAGGAGATGCATAATTTCTTTTCATATCCTCAGAAATAGATTGGTCTTTGTTCTCTTCCCCATTAATGACCCCAGAAATTGAAGCACTCCGACCCTCGGATCCTTTCAAATCATCATTTCCAATTTTAATTGGGAACTGCTCAGATGTTCTAATGACAATAGGAGAGCCACATGAAGGATTGTCAAGATCGGCACTACTACTTCCACTTCCCATCATGTGAATCTTAGTTTGAGATTCAGATGAGGGTGCAGAAGGAAAGGAGCTGTTATCAGTCTTTGCATGACCGCCTGCAACATCAAAATAATCCATCAGATGAATAACATTAGATAAAGTGGGAGAAAGCGAAAGCTGATTAAATGGTCTCAAAAGAAAATAGAGCCATGAAAGAGGCTAAGCATGCATTTAATTTGTAAAGTGTACATTTATAGAAACAAGTAGATAGGTCATAGAAAACCCTTAAACATGATATAACTTCAAAAGCAGAAGATACAAACAAAAGAAGATGCATCTCGGGAGAACATCGAAGAGGTGGAGGGGGTGTAAAAAAGAAATAGGAAAACAAACCAACCACCAAAACGACAGATAACAGATCTAAAGAACAAGACTGAGAAGAGTAAACCAGGAATTCTACCATGACAGGCTTAAACTATCTAATTACTtcaaaattaaatgataaaataaactcACCATCAACATGATGCATAGCAACGTGATCACTGTTCTTCTCTTTTATAAGTAATTTGGGGTCACTATCTTCAGGATGATTTTGGCCAGAATCACAGGTAGGTTCCTTTGAAGTTGAAGGCGATGAACTTGTCGATGTCTGGTTATTTTGTTGTATTGATACAGCACCTGAGGGGAACTTTTTGTTGTCAGACATTAATCTTATGGAGATTCCAGTGACAGAAAGGTAAGGATATGCATAATAAAAACAACAGTAGGTCAAAACCAACAAATTATCATTGGAAAAATAATTACCAAGAAGTCATCATCAGAAAACTATATATTAAGAGAGAACTACGTGTCAAGGAAAACCACCATAATGACAAGGTACAGACAACAGTAAAACAGGTGCACCATACTAGGTAAACCAAGAAACCCTACTAATCATTAAAGGTCACCTGCAGCTTCTGAAGAACCCGATTTAGAAATAACTCGAGCTTCAGCACCATCAGTTCCTCTCACCGTTGAATCAGAGACGATAGATGATACATGCTTATCCCTTACAACCTCCACTGACAGTCCATGAATTGCCTGGTCTCCATGTTGGCCCTCATCAATAGAAGTACCCTCCATTGACAAGGACTGATCAACTTTACTACAAGAGGACTGTCCACTAGTCTCACAAGGTGCACCCTTTTCCGATGTCATTCCAGAAGTATTCATGATTGAGAAACTTGTTTCTGAAGATGACACTTGAACCTTGTTTTGATCAGACACAGCAGCAGTAGCAGCAGGAAGATCCTTACCAGAAGGCGAAAGAACACACTCCACTGTAACACAGGAACACCAATTTAGCAAATGACGCAGGATGTATAAAAGATGACAAAATGAAAGAATGGTAAGCTCAATTATCAGACATAATGcttcaatatatacatacttGACTTGCCACTAATGGCAACATCAGATTGTAAAATCGAAGCTAACTCATCAGCTGTGCCACCTGTACCGGAGGATGAGAAGTCAACTCCCTTTATTACAGGCACAGATCCACCTTCCCCACAATCTGTGTTACTAGAATCGGAAGACAATTTGGTGTTCTGATTTGCAGCAGTTGAAACAGTCTGATCAGATTTATAATCATCACTATGTTCAACGACTATACTTTCTTCACATTCTTTCATAGGTTCTGTTCCCAAAGTATTGTGGGAACCTTCACCTTCACGCTTAgaaccattatcatccactacCAAAGATTTTTCAGACTTGCTGCTCAAGATTTTCATATCAGGGTGGCTATCACTGTCTAACGAATCCTTCTTCTCTAGAGCATCACATGCTATCTGCACCGTTGAATCCATATTTGACTCTAGACTCATAGAATTTCTAGTATCCATATTGCTGACTTCACTTCCATGTTCCTTAAGGTCAGTATCACCAACAAAAGGCATTGGTGATATGTCATGTAATTTTCTTTCAGACAAGACAATGTCTTCGGAAATGCTAGTCCGCAAAGGACTTTCTACCCTCAAGCCCTCGCTGCACCCTTCCACCATATGGAGGTTGGAATTCCCTTTCGATATCCTATCAACAGGCTCACCTGCAGTCGTAATGTTTCCAATAGCATGTCCATCTTCCTTAGAATGCACGTCCAAGGCTGAATTCTTCTGTGCAAGCAAGGTAACACTTACAACTGCATTCTCACTCACGTTCTGACCATCAGTTTGAACTTCTTGGCTCAAGTCAACATTTTGACTTGCTGAACCGTCCACATTTTCATCAATGAGATCATGTTTTAAATGTGTGGTATCTTGACTATCTATCAAAGCATTACTTGCATAAGTGTTCTGCACGGAGTGAATCACAGCATCAACTTGTGAACCAGTACATTTATCTTCCTGCTCCCTGTCATCCACAGATTGATCAACAGAAGCTTCCACTAGATTTTCGTTAACACTATGTTCTTTAGAATCATCTCTCTTAGTCACAGGCAAGTCAGTATTTCTGGTATTTAGATCTTCCAATGTGCTATCAACAGATATGCCAAATTCATGCATTTGAGAAACACCTTCAACCAGCAGATGATCTCCTCCTACATCATCTTTCAACCCAGGAAGTTTCCCTGGAAACTCTCCTGACTGTAATGCAGGCTGTAAGTCATCCCCCACTTTAGAAAGACCACCATCTCCATGTTTCAAAGTAGGCTCCATCTGATTTATTAAGCAGCCCAGTTCATCACAGGCATCTGAATTCTTACTAATAGTCTGAACAGGAATAGTTTCGTCCTGTCCTACAGACTTTAATAGCATTTCAACAGATTCTGAGGAGGCTGCCTCAGACCAGACATTGTTGCACCTAGAAATTGAACAAGATTCAGCTGCACTTGAACTAAATGCAATCCCAGTACCCCCACGAGAAAAATCTTCAATCCACTGATTATCTTCACTACTTTCAATGCCAAGAAAAACTTCAGTTTCAACCAAACTATCAAATCTTAAATGCCCATGAAGGTTATCATCAAAATCAAATCTTGGGAGAGCATAAGGGCGTAAAACAGGAGGAAATTTATTGTTCCCTTCACCAGCTAAATGACGATTGTGGCTTTGGGAATCATTTTCATCATTATCCATGAGTGTATCCCTACAACAGGAAAACATTTAATGAAGAAAATGGGATGTTGAATTGCAGTTCAAATAGTACACAGATAAAGTGGTGAGGCATCAGAGTTTTAAGATTATCCTGGTCCAGTGCGCATTGCATAGGAAACAAATAAAATTTAGATACTTTCTCCAAAAGAACAACCCAAATTACCCAGCTAAGTACTTCCTATACCGCTGCATGCTAAATTACAGTTTAATGAACATTAAGTTCAACTAGATTAATTAACCAATGGAAGCACAGAAAATATGCCAACTGCTCATGCAACAAGAGTAAAATTGCATAAACAATGGGTACAAAATCTTTTAATGTTTCCTGGTATAGAATCTGATAAACTATAAAATTGCAGTAAACATGCATGATAAATGcaaaatttaacaattaaaactTCATATCACgccaaaaaaagagaaaaaagtaaaaaaaaaactaagattAACCATTGAACCAAAATTACATAAACATAGGGGAAAATAAAACTTATGCACCTCCATGGTTCACTACCCAGGCCCCAAAAAAAGGTTAATCTAAACCTAGAACATGCCAACAACTTAACCCTATAGGggtgtttttttttaataaatgagcATGTTTTCTCCCAAAAATATTTAGTAGAGGGAATCTTGGCAACTGCGCATAGAATTTCATTCATTGGCATATAAAGCTTGGAGGATTCAGCTTTACAAGTTGCAGAAGCAAAAAAATAGAAGTCAACATGCTAATTTAATGTGAAAATTCAAACATAAATCAATTTGAGTTTACAAATGTTAAAAAACAGAAATATCTCAACGACCAGGTCTGTTTCGCTATCAGAATTAAGAAAAAAAGGATTTTATTGAACTCTTACAAGCAAGTATACATAATTGCCAAGTCTCACTCTCCTATATAAGGAGGCAAACTAAAGTATCAGACTAAGGCATTAGTAAATGGAAAGGCAGCAATTATAAACCCACCTCTGGAGTTTTAAAACTCCATTGCAGTATAGAAAATAataatcctttaaaattaaaaatgaataTCTATCTTTCTTCCTGAACTTAACAGATAGTTGCACTCAGATATCAATACCACCAATTTTCAACAAAACCCTAGCTCAAGCCACTAACTAGTCAACTGCGAATTGGATTAAACAAAAGCTCTAGCTCAGATACATTAACGATTAGAACATAATATTAAAAGAGAAGAAACTGGTTCAACATAATTGACCGAGCTACAGACAACCTTGAAAAGCATCCAGAAAACCTTAGTTCCAATCTATTTACGCAGGAAAAAAAACTCTAAACTTTGACTAACACTAAATTTGCCAGTTTAAAAAGATAACTATTTTCAAGCTCTAATTAAAAACGAAAAACCCTAAAAGATTGTTTATTTAAAAACCAAGTAGGAATATGAACAGTTACCAGAGCAAGTAAGTCTAGATACGCTACCTCCCTCCATTCGGTGATGAAATCCCAAGCCGTACCTCAACTCTTCCCTAGTCGTACGGTCATCTACTGCACCAGAAAAAAAAAACCTCCAATTCAAAACAAACAACAGTTTAACCATAACATGATAGCAAAAAGCAAGAAGGAACTAAAATACTAGCAAGAGAAAACCAAAAGATAGAAAacaagaagaaaaaggaaaacataaATTGCTCGAGTAAAACCTAAGCTAATGGAAGAGTAAATTAATTGAACAGTTTATTAGTATATGCTACTAACCGGACTCTTGAATTTTCCCGCGGATCGAGGTAGGGTTCCGGTAAATCGAAGTAAAAAAGAAGACAgtgaaagaaagagaagaagaagcgAAAGgggaagaaattttttttttctgatgTGTAATAATAACAATACGTAGAGACTTGTTTGGGTCTCGTTTTCTCGTAAACGGAAATGATAAAAATGAGGGTTCACTCAActccaaacatcatcatatggaCCCGCAATATTTCGGAATATCACACGTGCCTTGTTTCAAATGCTGATAAAGCAACTCTGATAATGTTAACGATACAGTCCCCCCTCCGTTTTCTCTTGCGACAGACGAGTTCCTGGCGGTGCGATTTGATGCATCGTGTGTGAATATGGACGGTGAAGATGGTAACTGTGACCCGTAATTTTGATTACGTTGACTGTTTTtaacttttcatttctttatttcttaaaatagaaaaaaacaaaaaaaaaacatgaaatggAAAATCCGAAGTCGTCTCATATCTAGTGAAGATCACGTGGTGGAGGACGGTTGGTTAGAGACTTATTATATATCTACTATTTTATATCAACGGTCCGATATTTTCTTGATTTTGTTACCAAATAGTTTTGGACTGTTTGATGAGATTGATCAGTCCAACAATTGCAGATGTTGCCAAAAAGTAAACGACCGATCAGTTGGGATGTAATTAAAtacttttttcatttttctttttgcaACATAAGGATGTAATTGAATAGTGATAAACAATTTAGGAAAATCTACATTAAATACAATTAAAGTTCATTATTTATACTCTTATTTAAATCTCTAATTAAATTTGTATTACGAGTCAACAAGAtattaatttgattaaaaattattTCGTATTTTACAATTCGGTTAggaaaattttcatatttgattaactcaattagaaaaaaatatgaaaatgattttCTGTATTTAAAATATGTCATCTTATTCTAGAATACTTTAgtctaaaaaacaaaaatatcCTTATCTATAATTTGCATACTATGACATGTGGTtcgataaaattaattttatcactTGATTAAAGTTTTATcttaaattataaattctttaaaattatttttaaacacattttAATCAGTTAAATCTCGtaattttcacatatatatatatatatatatatatatatatatatatatctatttgtCTTTTGTTGATATTTATTAGTCAAAATGCCCACTCAATTCAATAGACTGCAAACATTCATACATAAGTTATAGTAATAAAATGATTTTGACTGTACTTGAAGCTTTTGAATTTTAAGAAAATATGTtatgtttaaatttaaataaaatttgagtaCTTTATTTgggtaatttaaataaaaattttatgtaatttttaaattttattactttaaaaaataaaaataaaaagtttatttttgttattattatatttttaaggccatttgaatataattttaaaagatgacAAACTTAACATACAAATAGATTAAAAGTTAAAaactatttaatttgattttactaTATACGGCATCTTTTTTAGATTatataatcataatttaataCAGTGTCATTATTATGTCAGTCAATACTAttagaaatttttttgaaacattAATGATTGGATcatgattagaaaaaaaaatggtgCCATTAATTAGTCAAGAAGCATCAATAGATACTATAACAAACGGAttgtttttataaataatttttcctccaatctatttttataattaattaatatttttaggttatttatataaaaatcccCAATGGAGGTAGAAGTTGAAATTTAATTAACGTAATAGTCGAAATGGGCAATTGGAGCACCCAACTTTGACGCTCCAGGTGCCGTCTTCGTGTATATATTATTTTAGGCTCAAATGCaaaatagaaaattattataaatagtCCTCATGTTTTACCAAATTTTCATGATAGTTCCTTTCAATTGTTTTTgcgtttttttcattttaaaactatATTATTAGGTTTGAAGCCAAGAATTTGGTTTGAACTAGAAGTAAATATGacctttaatttattaatttccttttttctaatttatcttgaaattttgataaaattatgagaaaccatttgtgatattattccattttagtaGAGTTTTGAGTGTAAAAAGATATTTGGACGGAATCTCGTTAGTGAAGAAGGTTTATACGATCTAAAGTGGGTATTTTTGGATAAATGCCTTGCTAGAAAGAGATAGTAATCGAGTTACAATAGGCATTTCACATatgtatttgaatatgattttttttgtcaattatttgaatgtgatttaaaattttattattttacataaaatttaaTCAAATGATATCGATGTAAATCAACATTATATATTTATTGAACATGTAAGAAATAAGTATCGATTgaagaattaaatttaaattatatgttATGTAATGAAATGAGTCCTcaaatcaaaagggaaaataaaaatcCGATCATtagattaaagaaaattttattaaggTAAGTTACATTGAATAAAATTTGTAATTGAGTGGTTTTAAAGTTGTAACACTTAAAGAAAATCCATCATTTGGCAAGGAAATTAGAATTTAAATCAGGAATATAATATTTGATAATGCTCCagaataacgtatttttatgtattaatcatatGTTTATTCTGggcttgatcctactaatttgagctatttatgtctttttatcgattagggactgatttggaggcaaaagcaaaattaagggacaaaagtgcgaatttggagacacaatgggctgatatgcgacgcaggaaaaagattgtgccaaaagtgcaagcatggaagacacaaggactaaaaacgcaaaaagaagagattttattttataagactccattttattaggataattaatattaacataattattaggattatttaattttaagattttattttaattatctttatttatctttaattaattgtatttatctttttagaatttaagttaaattagactatctccctaacactataaatagggggtgaagtgaatCTATTGGGGATTCAtccttttctgtaaacactctccccctgaaagtctaggcttttgtttcttcatattttctttcaataaaatccccttttccatttttatatttattttcttttccaccattatcatggCCACTAAAACCTATTtagccgaaagttgtcaatattcccaAAAAAGGGTTCTTGAAGCCTAGAATCCGTATTTAGCCTTcttgccaagtattcatcgtttctccgcactaTGGGTTGACGCTttcgtccatggcccttaagaagtaagcttttcagtatatgcaaaggcggccactttgtatgttttggaaggattacacagtcggttcgttaacttactgcgtcagaggttggcaagccaaagagacaaaatggcgtgggattcgccattgagaagcgttgatctagcatagattactggctagagtcaggttccctaaaaatcgtaagtccaatctttggagctggtggtcgtaggcgtcctctttcactataactggcttacttgagttgagaagggttatttaaaagccgaggattgaacccaatgcggaatgagacaactggaggatggaatctaccaataagaatttcttttcctttaactctctttattatttttatatattctccATCTCAATTTTcgtcatttatttaatttcgcaattttaatttaatttaaatactatttttatttttccaaatcaaaattcttaattctgtttttatttttttattttttcaggaacgcaagtttcttggccaagatttcaagaaacgagcattcgtacaattCGGTCcttgaggatttgaccctacttcccctttactgttatttttattattttacagggaataggatatttttggtactCTCAACGatcgcatcaaattttggcgccattgctggggatcggtaacgtactaatcttattttttgtttcttatgaccagatctgctccaggaactcttgcgtttgattcggagattgaaaagactgcgagatctaatcgcaaggaaacaaagctaagaAAAAAGCAGTCAACGGTGATTAGAACTCAAAGCAATCCACCGTCAGAAATCAGAATCGACGACGAagcagagtctagggttaacgaaaaccctactcaaacttttgaaagcGAAAAAGTCGAAGTCGATTCCCCTGAAGAAGTGTTTAACACTAGGGTtgacgaaaaccctaatttagcaCTTCAACCTATGGCTCAGACAATTCGGCAACTGGTCGAAGCGCAGACagaacaaccgccactatgcatcgcgtatcctactatggataccgattttgaattaaagtcgcTTGATTCACTCATCGCCAACTTTCCGtgggttacaaaatgaaaacccccacaagcatttaaaagaattccatatggtttgtttgagtatgaaacctcagggggtaactgaggatcaaattaaattgcgcgctttccctttttccctatCAGATTTagctagggaatggttattttatttacctcctggattcattacaacttgggctgatctaTTTCGCTTATTTCTTAATAGGTTTTTCCCTGCATCATGAGCggctgagttaagaagagaaatcgtgggcATAAGGCAAAAAAATGCAAAGACTCTATAAgactattgggagcgatttaagaagttgtgtgcaagttgcccacaataCGGTATAACGGAACAGTCTTTGCTCCAGTATTTTTATGAAGGTCTAAAACCCATGGAAATGAATATGGTAGACGCCACGAGTGGAGGAGCGTTGGTCAATATGACTCCACAACAAGTAAGAGACTTAATCTCCACGATGGCTGCAAATTCTCAGCAATTTCGAGCTAATCCTGAACCCCTTAGAAGGGTTCATCAGTTAAGTAATTCAACcttagaagataaagttgatagaATTGCTAATATTTTGAATTCTCTTTTTGCAAAAAAAGTAAAGATAGCCCGAGTATGCGAAATATGTGCTACCCCTGAACATACaattgatgcatgtcccagtttgaatgatgatactatggctcattCAGATGCTGCGAGAAATTTTCCTGGGCCACCACAAAGGCGATACGACCCTTACGCAAATACCTACGACTCAGGATGGAGGGACCAGCCTAACTTAAGTTATGGGGCCAATCCATgatataaccagccataccaaaattGG
Above is a genomic segment from Gossypium arboreum isolate Shixiya-1 chromosome 8, ASM2569848v2, whole genome shotgun sequence containing:
- the LOC108469522 gene encoding uncharacterized protein LOC108469522 isoform X4, which codes for MDNDENDSQSHNRHLAGEGNNKFPPVLRPYALPRFDFDDNLHGHLRFDSLVETEVFLGIESSEDNQWIEDFSRGGTGIAFSSSAAESCSISRCNNVWSEAASSESVEMLLKSVGQDETIPVQTISKNSDACDELGCLINQMEPTLKHGDGGLSKVGDDLQPALQSGEFPGKLPGLKDDVGGDHLLVEGVSQMHEFGISVDSTLEDLNTRNTDLPVTKRDDSKEHSVNENLVEASVDQSVDDREQEDKCTGSQVDAVIHSVQNTYASNALIDSQDTTHLKHDLIDENVDGSASQNVDLSQEVQTDGQNVSENAVVSVTLLAQKNSALDVHSKEDGHAIGNITTAGEPVDRISKGNSNLHMVEGCSEGLRVESPLRTSISEDIVLSERKLHDISPMPFVGDTDLKEHGSEVSNMDTRNSMSLESNMDSTVQIACDALEKKDSLDSDSHPDMKILSSKSEKSLVVDDNGSKREGEGSHNTLGTEPMKECEESIVVEHSDDYKSDQTVSTAANQNTKLSSDSSNTDCGEGGSVPVIKGVDFSSSGTGGTADELASILQSDVAISGKSMECVLSPSGKDLPAATAAVSDQNKVQVSSSETSFSIMNTSGMTSEKGAPCETSGQSSCSKVDQSLSMEGTSIDEGQHGDQAIHGLSVEVVRDKHVSSIVSDSTVRGTDGAEARVISKSGSSEAAGAVSIQQNNQTSTSSSPSTSKEPTCDSGQNHPEDSDPKLLIKEKNSDHVAMHHVDGGHAKTDNSSFPSAPSSESQTKIHMMGSGSSSADLDNPSCGSPIVIRTSEQFPIKIGNDDLKGSEGRSASISGVINGEENKDQSISEDMKRNYASPGDKTFTFEVPPLADLSGKEAGKNWQLFSTMQHDTISSVKGTQSTASLSKVGTKAAQEVSHANLQASESENVRGRSKGTSEGSGSKGTSERRARRVGGKSAGKEATKKGIAAKEMTPASRSKRSASLSSAGIGQLVQSNEVKHSGHTEGATTKPFGVLSTSVSSLPDLNASASSSAVFHQPFTDLQQVQLRAQIFVYGALIQGTAPDEAYMISAFGGLDGGRTMWENAWRACIDRVHSQKSHLVSPETPMQTPLGAKTSDQSVKRNALQNKVTSSPVSRSTSKGTPTTIVNPMVPLSSPLWSISTPSCDALQSTGIPRSAVMDYQQALSPLRPPPIRNFVGHNAPWMSQSPFRVPWVPQTSSFDARFPVLPITETVNLTPAREASVPHSSAMKQASTVPMVQSGCPANVFAGTPLLDTKKATATRGQHSADPKPRKRKKSTVSEDPGQIKPHSQSESVSATVVTSNVSTPAAITTLATVVSKSSTDKFVTSVPVDHLENGEQDSDQRVALSEETFGKLQEAQKQAEDASALAAAAVHHSQEIWNQLGKHKNSGLEPDFETELTSTAVAIAAAASVAKAAAAAAKVASNAALQAKLMADEALVSSGYKNSVPTNAIASDNVKKLGKATPASILRGENATSSSNSIIIAAREAARRRVEAASAASKRAENMDAIVKAAELAAEAVSQAGKIVAMGEPFPLTELVEAGPEAYWKVPQASPEPNGSVREHIDSGRVEGPTSSARLPKEVQVEKREKQSVEYGMSPTLREIARESIEDHSRLTGGILGPTAASGKDKKGPKGRKASEIAKTKGVTSESEIGFGPPSVITQSEHGKGGETSKNNNLREGSRVEVLRDGDGLKVAWFPADILDLKDGKAYVCYNELRSEDGDKLKEWVELEGEGNRAPRIRTARPVTAMPFEGTRKRRRAAMGDYNWAPGDRVDSWMQDSWWEGVVTEKSQTDETSFTVHFPARGETSVVKAWLLRPSLIWKNGSWVEGSSFQDNNGSSHEGDTPQEKRPRIGGPVVEGRVEDKLSKSLDLKESWKPGDMRLLDLSDNEKIFNIGRSTRDENKPDSLKMVRTGLKKEGSRVIFGVPKPGKKRKFMEVSKHYVADQSAADVSHAENISGKHNIMEFRSFSSSDGAAKGPVLFSSVAFSSDAPPKKNSASNAKSERVSKPKLGPASGKLAKIEEEKGSNDNSMKTVSEVEPRRSNRRIQPTSRLLEGLQSSLIISKIPSVSHDRSHKSQNRSSRGNNQG